The region GATACCCGTCATACTTGACGCTGCCTCTTTGTTGGCCGCGCCTGCTCACCCCGGTCACATAGTTGCCTATGCTCCCGGGGATTTTCAGGCTTGCCGCCTCGATGCAACGCCAATTATTTAGGGTATAGATCAGTCATACTTGACGCTGCCTCTTTGTTGGCCGCGCCTGCTCACCCCGGTCACATAGTTGCCTATGCTCCCGGGGATTTTCAGGCTTGCCGCCTCGATGCAACGCCAATTATTTAGGGTATAGATCAGTCATACTTGACGCTGCCTCTTTGTTGGCTGCGCCTGCTCACCCCGGTCACATAGTTGCCTATGCTCCCGGGGATTTTCAGGCTTGCCGCCTTGATGCAGCTTCAATTATTTAGGGGATATCGGCGTCATACTTCGCGCCGCAGGTGTGTTGGCTGCCTGCAACTCGAATTATTTAGGGTATCCCTGGGCTATCAGAAATCCGGCTCGGCGCGGAAATGCATCGGCGTCTGGAATGCCGGATGGGTGATGCGCAGTTCCTGCGCATGCAGCTGCAATCGCGGCGCCATCGCCTTGGCCTCGGGATGCGCGTAGAACCCGTCGCCGAGGATCGGGTGGCCCAGCGCCAGCATGTGCACTCGCAACTGATGAGAGCGGCCGGTGATCGGCGTCAGTTTTACCCGTGTGCTGCCATCGGCATCGCGCGATAGCACCAGATACTCGGTTTGCGCCGCTTTGCCGGTTTCGAAACACACCTTCTGCAGCGGCCGGTTCGGCCAGTCGCAAATCAGCGGTAAATCCACCAGCCCTTCATCGTGCTCCAGATGGCCCCACACGCGGGCGATATAGGATTTCTTCGGCTCGCGCTCGCGGAACTGACGCTTGAGCTCACGCTCCGCGGCCTTGTTCAGCGCCACCACAATCACCCCGCTGGTTGCCATATCCAGGCGATGCACCGATTCGGCGGCCGGAAAATCGGCCTGAATGCGCGTCATCAGGCTGTCTTTGTTTTCCGGCGCGCGGCCGGGCACCGACAGCAGGCCGCTCGCCTTGTTGACCACGATAATGTGCTCATCCTGATACAGGATATGCATCGGGTCCTGAGGGGGATTGTAGGGTTCCATCTTGGCTCCGCCGAAAGTGACTGTACGGGGAACCGGAGTTCCCCGTGCCGCAGGTTACTGGTGAGTGACCACCACCAGACGGATAGCGTCCAGGCGCCATCCCGCTTCATTCAGGTTGACCAACACCTGTTTACGGTTGAACTCCAGCGCTTCCACTTCGTCATCACGGATGTTTGGGTTAACCGCCTTCAGTGCTTCCAGACGAGCCAGTTCGGTGCTCAGCTTGTCGTCCGCTTCCTGTTTCGCCTGTTCAATCAGCGCGCGCGCCTGGTCTTCAACCAGGCTTTCCGCCTGTTGCAGCATGGCGTGTACGTCTTGCTGCACCGCGTTGACCAACTTGCTGGAAGTATGGCGGTTGACCGCGTTCAACTGGCGGTTAAAGCTTTCGAATTCGACCTGCGCCGCCAGGTTGGTGCCTTTACGGTCCATCAGCATGCGGATTGGCGTCGGTGGCAGGAAGCGAGTCAGTTGCAGGTGTTTCGGCGCCTGCGCCTCAACCACGTACACCAGTTCGACCAGCAAGGTGCCGACCGGTAGCGCCTTGTTTTTCAACAGGGACACCGCACAGCTGCCGGTATCGCCGGACAGGATCAGATCCAGGCCGTTGCGGATGATCGGGTGTTCCCAACTGACGAACTGCGCGTCTTCACGCGACAGCGCCTGCTCGCGATCGAAGGTGACGGTGCAGCCGTCCTGCGGCAGGCCCGGGAAGTCCGGCACCAGCATGTGATCGGACGGCGTCAGCACAATCAGGTTGTCGCTGCGATCGTCCTGGTTAATGCCGACGATGTCGAACAGGTTAAGCGCAAAGCCCACCAGGTTGACGTCGTTGTCTTGATTGGCGATGGCTTCCGCCAGCTCCTGAGCTTTCTCGCCGCCGTTGGAGTGCATTTCCAGCAGGCGATCGCGGCCCTGCTCCAGCTGCGCTTTGAGGTGGTCGTGCTGCTGGCGGCAGGCGTGAATGAATTCGTCCAGCCCTTCATGTTCGGTCGGCGCAGCCAGGAAGCCGATCAACTGCTCGTAGCCGCTGTCATAAATGGTGCGGCCGGTCGGGCAGGTGTGCTCAAAGGCGTCCAACCCTTCATGGAACCAGCGTACCAGCACCGCCTGGGCGGTGTTTTCCAGGTACGGCACCATGATTTCAATTTCATGCATCTGGCCGATACGGTCCAGACGGCCGATACGCTGCTCCAGCAGATCCGGGTTGAACGGCAGGTCGAACATCACCAGGTGGCTGGCGAACTGGAAGTTGCGGCCTTCGGAACCGATCTCCGAGCACAGCAACACCTGGGCGCCGTCTTCTTCAGAGGCGAAGTAGGCGGCGGCGCGGTCACGTTCGATAATCGACAGCCCTTCGTGGAACACCGCAGCGCGGATCGCCTCTCGCTCACGCAGCACCTGCTCCAGTTGCAACGCGGTGTCGGCCTTGGCGCAGATCACCAGCACTTTCTTATCGCGGTTGGCGACCAGGTAGTCCAGCAGCCACTCCACGCGCGGATCGAAGTTCCACCAGGTGGCGTTCTCGCCTTCGAACTCCTGATAGATTTGCTCCGGGTACAGCATGTCGCGCGCGCGCGCCTCAACGGTTTTCTTCGCCCCCATGATGCCGGACACTTTGATCGCGGTCTGGTATTGGGTCGGCAGCTGCAGCTTGATCTGATGCAGATTGCGGTGCGGGAAGCCTTTCACGCCGTTGCGGGTGTTGCGGAACAGCACGCGGCTGGTGCCGTGGCGGTCCATCAGCATGGTGACCAGTTCCTGGCGCGCCTGCTCGGCGCCGTCGGCGTCGCTATTGGCGGCTTTCAGCAGCGGTTCGATGTCCTGCTCGTCGATCAGTTCGCCCAGCATGTTCAGCTTGTCTTCGGCCAGGCGCTCACCGCTCAGCAGCAGGGTAACGGCATCGGCGACCGGGCGGTATTTTTGCTGTTCGCTGACGAATTCGCGGTAATCGTGGAAACGGCTTGGATCCAGCAGGCGCAGACGGGCGAAATGGCTCTGCTGGCCAAGTTGCTCCGGGGTCGCGGTCAACAGCAGTACGCCGGGGATATGTTCCGCCAGCTGTTCGATGACCTGGTATTCGCGGCTTGGCGCGTCTTCGCTCCAGGCCAGATGGTGGGCTTCGTCGACCACCAGCAGATCCCACTGGGCGTCCGCCAGTTCTTCCAGGCGCTGTTTGTTGCGGCGCACGAAGTCCAGCGAACAGATAACCAATTGTTCGGTTTCAAACGGATTGCTGCTGTCGAGTTTGGCTTCCGAGTAACGGCTGTCGTCGAACAGCGAGAAATAGAGGTTGAAGCGGCGCATCATTTCGACCAGCCACTGATGCTGGAGCGTTTCCGGCACCACGATCAGGACGCGCTCGGCACGGCCAGCCAGCAGTTGCTGATGGATGATCATCCCGGCTTCGATGGTTTTCCCCAGACCGACTTCATCCGCCAGCAGTACGCGTGGCGCGTGGCGCTGTCCGACTTCGTAAGCGATGTGCAACTGATGGGGGATCAGGCTGGCACGCATGCCGCGCAGACCGGCGAACGGCAGGCGATACTGCTCGCTCTGGTATTTACGCGCGCGAAAACGCAGGGCGAAGCGATCCATACGGTCGATCTGGCCGGCGAACAGACGGTCCTGCGGTTTGCTGAAGGTCAGCTTGCTGTCCAGCAGCACTTCGCGCATCGCCACGCCGCTTTCCTGGGTATCCAGACGGGTGCCGATATAAGTCAGCAGGCCATTATCCTCTTTGACCTCTTCTACCTGCAGCTCCCACCCTTCGTGGTTGCTGATGGTGTCGCCCGGATTGAACATCACGCGGGTGATTGGCGAGTCACTTCTGGCATAGAGTCGGTTTTCACCGGTTGCGGGGAAAAGCAGGGTAACCATGCGCACATCCAGCGCCACGACGGTTCCCAGACCTAATTCGCTTTCCGTATCGCTGATCCAGCGTTGACCAAGTGTAAAAGGCATATATTGTCGGCTCGATTCTTTTTAAGTAAGTCTTGTTACCGGGCGGGGAGGGCCGCGGCACCTGTATCAAACGTTTGCTAATCCCGGTTTATTTTAATTTGACGGGCAATAGCTGTTCACGCCATGCGGGCGTCGCGAGACGGCATGGGCGCAGCGTGGTTCAGAATTTGGGAAGGGCGCTATGGTAATGGAAGGCGGCGCGTTCGTCACCTGCAAAACCCGATGATTTTTCTTAACCCTTCGCCAAAGCCCGCATGGCGGGCGCAATGTCAGAATAGCCCCATCTGCCCGGTGACCAGCGTGGTAAAATCGTCATGCAGAAAAGGGAGTATAGCGTCTGCCACCGGTTGCAACTGGCGGTCCAGATAATGCTGGTAATCTATCGCCGACTGCTGGGTCTCCAGGGGTTCCGGCCCGGCCACGGTCATGACGTAGCTGATCCAGCCGCCGCTCTGGTATTGCAGCGGTCGCCCCTGTTGACGATTATAGTCGTCGGCGATACGTGCTGCGCGGACGTGCGGCGGCACGTTGCGCTGATACTCGTCCAGTTTCCTGCGCAGGCGCTTGCGGTAGACCAGCCGATCGTCAAAGTCGCCGTTGAGCGTTTTGCTGACGTATTCGCGCACAAAATCCTGATACGGTTGCTGTTTGAATATGCGCTGGTACAGCAATTGCTGGAACTGCTGCGCCAGCGGCGTCCAGTCGGTACGCACCGTTTCCAGGCCTTTGTAGACCATTTCTTCGCTGCCGTCGGGTTTGACGATCAGCCCGGCATAACGTTTTTTACTGCCCTGTTCGGCGCCACGGATGGTGGGCATCAGGAAGCGCGAGTAATGGGTTTCAAACTCCAGCTCCAGCGCGTTCTCCAGCCCGAATTGTTGCTGAAGATGCTGCTGCCACCATTGGTTTACCTGCTGCACCAGCGCCCTGCCAATTTGCGTCGCCTGCTGTTCGCCGTGCGGTTGCCTGAGCCAGACGAAGGTGGAATCGGTGTCGCCGTAGATCACCTGATAGCCCTGTGCCTCGATCAGTTCACGCGTCTGGCGCATGATCTCATGGCCGCGCAGGGTGATCGACGAAGCCAACCGGGGATCGAAAAAGCGACAACCGCTCGATCCCAACACGCCGTATAGCGCGTTCATGATGATTTTCAGCGCCTGGGATAACGGCTTGTTCTGTTGGCGCTTTGCCGCCTCGCGCCCTTGCCAGATTTGTTCGACGATCGCCGGCAGGCAGTGTTTGCCGCGAGAGAAACGCGCGTGACGAAAACCGGGTACGGAATCGGCATCGTCCGGGTGCTGCATACCTTCCACCAGCCCGACCGGATCGATCAGGAAGGTACGGATGATCGACGGGTACAGGCTTTTGTAATCCAGCACCAGCACCGAATCGTACAGGCCGGGTTGGGAATCCATGACAAAGCCGCCGGGGCTGTGCTCCTCCGGCTGTTCGCCGAGATTGGGCGCCACAAAACCCAGCCGGTGCATGCGCGGCATATACAGGTTACTGAATGCGGCTACCGAACCGCCGCTGCGGTCCGCCGCCAGCCCGGTGACGGTCGCGCGCTCCAGCAAGAAGGTCAGCAGCTCGGCTTTGGCGAAAATCCGCGTCACCAACTCGCAGTCCTTCAGGTTGTAGCGCGCCAACGCCGGTTTGTCTTCGGCGAAACGCCGATCGATTTCCGCCATCCGCTGGTAGGGGTTATCGATGGATTTGCCTTCTCCCAGCAGCGCCTGCGCGACGTACTCCAGGCTGAAAGAAGGGAAGTTCCAGGTGGC is a window of Serratia plymuthica DNA encoding:
- the rluA gene encoding bifunctional tRNA pseudouridine(32) synthase/23S rRNA pseudouridine(746) synthase RluA, which codes for MEPYNPPQDPMHILYQDEHIIVVNKASGLLSVPGRAPENKDSLMTRIQADFPAAESVHRLDMATSGVIVVALNKAAERELKRQFREREPKKSYIARVWGHLEHDEGLVDLPLICDWPNRPLQKVCFETGKAAQTEYLVLSRDADGSTRVKLTPITGRSHQLRVHMLALGHPILGDGFYAHPEAKAMAPRLQLHAQELRITHPAFQTPMHFRAEPDF
- the rapA gene encoding RNA polymerase-associated protein RapA, whose product is MPFTLGQRWISDTESELGLGTVVALDVRMVTLLFPATGENRLYARSDSPITRVMFNPGDTISNHEGWELQVEEVKEDNGLLTYIGTRLDTQESGVAMREVLLDSKLTFSKPQDRLFAGQIDRMDRFALRFRARKYQSEQYRLPFAGLRGMRASLIPHQLHIAYEVGQRHAPRVLLADEVGLGKTIEAGMIIHQQLLAGRAERVLIVVPETLQHQWLVEMMRRFNLYFSLFDDSRYSEAKLDSSNPFETEQLVICSLDFVRRNKQRLEELADAQWDLLVVDEAHHLAWSEDAPSREYQVIEQLAEHIPGVLLLTATPEQLGQQSHFARLRLLDPSRFHDYREFVSEQQKYRPVADAVTLLLSGERLAEDKLNMLGELIDEQDIEPLLKAANSDADGAEQARQELVTMLMDRHGTSRVLFRNTRNGVKGFPHRNLHQIKLQLPTQYQTAIKVSGIMGAKKTVEARARDMLYPEQIYQEFEGENATWWNFDPRVEWLLDYLVANRDKKVLVICAKADTALQLEQVLREREAIRAAVFHEGLSIIERDRAAAYFASEEDGAQVLLCSEIGSEGRNFQFASHLVMFDLPFNPDLLEQRIGRLDRIGQMHEIEIMVPYLENTAQAVLVRWFHEGLDAFEHTCPTGRTIYDSGYEQLIGFLAAPTEHEGLDEFIHACRQQHDHLKAQLEQGRDRLLEMHSNGGEKAQELAEAIANQDNDVNLVGFALNLFDIVGINQDDRSDNLIVLTPSDHMLVPDFPGLPQDGCTVTFDREQALSREDAQFVSWEHPIIRNGLDLILSGDTGSCAVSLLKNKALPVGTLLVELVYVVEAQAPKHLQLTRFLPPTPIRMLMDRKGTNLAAQVEFESFNRQLNAVNRHTSSKLVNAVQQDVHAMLQQAESLVEDQARALIEQAKQEADDKLSTELARLEALKAVNPNIRDDEVEALEFNRKQVLVNLNEAGWRLDAIRLVVVTHQ
- a CDS encoding DNA polymerase II, coding for MSPQQGFLLTRHWRDTPAGTEVEFWLATDHGPQQLRLPPQTSVAFIPAEQRRRAELLLREERQLELKTLPLTDFHHRPVLGLYCRQHRQLIKLEKLLKDGGVNVYEADIRPPERYLMERFITAPVWFSGRPNGSGPLLDGQMKPAPDYRPTLKMVSLDIETTAHGELYSIALEGCGQRQVYMLGPANGGNEPLDFELEYCTSRPQMLERLNQWLERHDPDAIIGWNLVQFDLRVLQKHAERYQIPLRLGRGGNLLEWREHGFKQNHFFASAAGRLIIDGIEALKSATWNFPSFSLEYVAQALLGEGKSIDNPYQRMAEIDRRFAEDKPALARYNLKDCELVTRIFAKAELLTFLLERATVTGLAADRSGGSVAAFSNLYMPRMHRLGFVAPNLGEQPEEHSPGGFVMDSQPGLYDSVLVLDYKSLYPSIIRTFLIDPVGLVEGMQHPDDADSVPGFRHARFSRGKHCLPAIVEQIWQGREAAKRQQNKPLSQALKIIMNALYGVLGSSGCRFFDPRLASSITLRGHEIMRQTRELIEAQGYQVIYGDTDSTFVWLRQPHGEQQATQIGRALVQQVNQWWQQHLQQQFGLENALELEFETHYSRFLMPTIRGAEQGSKKRYAGLIVKPDGSEEMVYKGLETVRTDWTPLAQQFQQLLYQRIFKQQPYQDFVREYVSKTLNGDFDDRLVYRKRLRRKLDEYQRNVPPHVRAARIADDYNRQQGRPLQYQSGGWISYVMTVAGPEPLETQQSAIDYQHYLDRQLQPVADAILPFLHDDFTTLVTGQMGLF